The genomic segment CGGAAGAGGACGTTGGCGCGGAGAGGCTGGTTGGTCATGATAGTCCGGCGGCGCCGTCGGGCGCCGCTTTGAGGGAGAGCTAGGCGCCGGCCGGCATGGCCATTTCGGCGAGCTTGACCCAGTAGCTCGTGCCCTGGGGGATGACGTCGTCGTTGAAATCGTAGGTGTCGGTGTGCAGTTCGGAAGTGTCGCCGTTGCCCACGAAAATATAGGCGCCCGGGCGAGCCAGGAGCATGTAGGAGAAATCCTCCCCACCCATGCTGGGGGCTACGTCGGTGTCGACCTTGTCCTTGCCCACGACCTCGGCCGCCGCCCGCGCCGCAAAGGCGGTCTGCGCCTCATGGTTGACCGTGACCGGATAGCCGCGCCGGAAGCCGATCTCGACCTTGGCCCCGAAGGCGACCGCAACGTTGGTGGTGATCTCGCGCAGGCGCTTTTCGGCCAGGTTGCGCACCTCTTCGTTATGTGCGCGAATGGTGCCGACCACCCGGGCCGTGCGCGGAATGACGTTGAAGGCCTCGCCGGCCTGGATCATCGTGACCGAAAGCACCGCCGGCTGGAGTGGGTCGATATTGCGGGCGACCACGGTTTGCAGCGCCGTCACGATGTGAGCGGCGGTCGCGACCGGATCGATGGTCATGTGCGGCTTGGCCGCGTGTCCGCCCACGCCCTCGATCATGATATTGAATTCGTCGGTCGAAGCCATGATGCCGCCGTTGCGGATCGCGAAGGTGCCGGCTTCGATCCCCGGCCAGTTGTGCATGCCGAAGACTTCCTGGATCCCGAAGCGGTCCATCAGGCCATCGTCGATCATGGCCTTGCCGCCGGCGCCACCCTCTTCGGCGGGCTGGAAGATCACCACGACCGTGCCATCGAAATTGCGGGTTTCGGCCAGGTACTTGGCAGCGCCGAGCAGCATGGCGGTGTGTCCGTCATGGCCGCAGGCGTGCATCTTGCCCTGCGTCTGGCTGGCGTATTCCTTGCCCGTCCGCTCGTTGATCGGCAGCGCATCCATGTCGGCGCGCAGGCCGATCACCTTCCCGCTCGTATTCTTGCGGCCCTTGATCACGCCCACCACGCCCGTGCGCCCGATGCCGGTCGCCACTTCGTCCACGCCGAACGACTCCAGCAGTTCGGCCACTTTGCCGGCGGTGCGGACGACGTCGTACTGAGTTTCGGGGTTTGCGTGGAAGTCGCGTCGCCAGGCGGCGATTTCAGGATGAAATTCCGCAATACGATTGATGACAGGCATGAAAAGTCTCGGTCGGTTAAGCCGCAACTCTCGCCTGCCGGAAGGTGATTGGTCAACCTCCCAAGGGCAGGGGAGGGCAACAGATTTTCCTCGCCGCGTCCGCCGCGGAGTTCAGAATTCCTTGTCCCCGCCTGCGATCTTTGCCAAGACAGCCACCAAATAGACGGGAGCCCGAACCCCATGAAAATCCTCGTCGCGGTCAAGCGCGTGGTCGACCACAACGTTCGCATCAGGGTGCGCCCGGACCTGTCCGGCGTGGAAACCGAAAACGTGCGCATGTCGATGAACCCGTTCGACAAACACGCCGTCGAGGCCGCCGTGCAACTGGCCGAGGCGGGCAAGGCGGACGAGATCGTCATCGTCTCGATCGGTCCCAAGCAGGCCAATGACGTGATCCTCACCGCCCTCGCCATGGGCGCGCATCGCGGCATCCTGGTCGAGGCCGCCGAAAAGCTCGAGACCCTGGCCATCGCCAAGCTGCTCAAGGCCGTGGCCGACGAGGAAAAGCCCGATCTCATTCTCCTGGGCAAGCAGGCGGTTGACGACGATTCCAACCATGTGGGGCAGATGCTCGCCGGCCTCCTCGACTGGCCGCAGGCGACGTTCGCCTCCGAGATCAAGGCGGGCGACGGCGCCCTGGAGGTGACCCGCGAGGTCGATTTCGGCCGTGCGACCGTCTCGGTATCGCTGCCCGCCATCGTCACGGCCGACCTGCGGCTCAATACGCCGCGCAACGCCGCGCTGCCCATGGTCATGAAGGCCCGCCAGAAGCCGCTAGCGGTGCGTCCGCTGGCCGACTTCGCCGTCGATG from the Youhaiella tibetensis genome contains:
- a CDS encoding M20 aminoacylase family protein — encoded protein: MPVINRIAEFHPEIAAWRRDFHANPETQYDVVRTAGKVAELLESFGVDEVATGIGRTGVVGVIKGRKNTSGKVIGLRADMDALPINERTGKEYASQTQGKMHACGHDGHTAMLLGAAKYLAETRNFDGTVVVIFQPAEEGGAGGKAMIDDGLMDRFGIQEVFGMHNWPGIEAGTFAIRNGGIMASTDEFNIMIEGVGGHAAKPHMTIDPVATAAHIVTALQTVVARNIDPLQPAVLSVTMIQAGEAFNVIPRTARVVGTIRAHNEEVRNLAEKRLREITTNVAVAFGAKVEIGFRRGYPVTVNHEAQTAFAARAAAEVVGKDKVDTDVAPSMGGEDFSYMLLARPGAYIFVGNGDTSELHTDTYDFNDDVIPQGTSYWVKLAEMAMPAGA
- a CDS encoding electron transfer flavoprotein subunit beta/FixA family protein, whose protein sequence is MKILVAVKRVVDHNVRIRVRPDLSGVETENVRMSMNPFDKHAVEAAVQLAEAGKADEIVIVSIGPKQANDVILTALAMGAHRGILVEAAEKLETLAIAKLLKAVADEEKPDLILLGKQAVDDDSNHVGQMLAGLLDWPQATFASEIKAGDGALEVTREVDFGRATVSVSLPAIVTADLRLNTPRNAALPMVMKARQKPLAVRPLADFAVDVAPRLVIEKVSPPAERPGGRKAGDVGELAGIIAAELKELEAL